One window from the genome of Elaeis guineensis isolate ETL-2024a chromosome 5, EG11, whole genome shotgun sequence encodes:
- the LOC105032898 gene encoding phenylacetaldehyde reductase isoform X1 yields MDAVNFCTAVAAICGRVKLSQLLAFCHPSRKRLMPCSFSGFFLYVYPRASYQILNSRSEIKRQGRRETMSGSGRVVCVTGASGYIASWLVKLLLQRGYTVRATVRDLTGPKKIEHLRALEGANERLHLFKANLLEEGSFDLVIEGCEGVFHTASPCYIHAMDPQTELIEPAVKGTLNVFSSCVKTPSVRRVVVTSTMGSVYYNGRPRTPDIIVDETWFSNAEFCKQEKMWYQLSKTLAEEVAWKFSKDNSIDMVTIHPAFVIGPLLQPTLNTSAAEFLKLINGSSTYPNVTYGWVNVKDVAMAHILAFEVPSASGRYCLVESVAHCSEIVKILHEQYSALKLPENRCADDKPLMPIYHVSKEKAKSLGIDYIPLETSIKEIVKSLKEKGFVSF; encoded by the exons ATGGATGCCGTCAATTTCTGCACAGCCGTGGCTGCGATATGCGGACGAGTAAAGCTTTCGCAATTGCTTGCGTTTTGTCATCCATCCAGAAAGCGTCTGATGCCATGTTCCTTTTCGGGCTTCTTCCTCTATGTATATCCGCGGGCCTCCTACCAAATACTGAATAGCAGGAGCGAGATAAAGcgacaagggagaagagaaacgaTGAGTGGGAGTGGGAGGGTGGTGTGCGTGACCGGTGCGTCCGGCTATATTGCTTCCTGGCTCGTCAAGCTTCTCCTCCAGCGCGGATATACCGTGCGCGCCACCGTCCGGGATCTTA CTGGTCCAAAGAAAATTGAGCATTTACGTGCCTTGGAAGGAGCCAATGAAAGACTACACCTGTTTAAAGCAAACTTGTTGGAAGAGGGCTCTTTTGATTTAGTGATTGAGGGGTGTGAGGGTGTTTTTCATACAGCATCTCCTTGCTATATACATGCCATGGATCCACAG ACTGAGTTGATTGAGCCAGCAGTGAAGGGGACACTCAATGTTTTCAGTTCATGCGTAAAAACTCCTTCTGTCAGAAGGGTGGTTGTAACATCGACAATGGGTAGTGTTTACTACAATGGAAGACCACGAACACCTGATATCATAGTTGATGAGACATGGTTTTCTAATGCAGAGTTTTGTAAGCAGGAAAAG ATGTGGTATCAACTCTCGAAGACGTTGGCGGAGGAGGTTGCTTGGAAGTTTTCAAAAGATAATTCTATTGATATGGTAACTATACACCCAGCATTTGTCATAGGTCCTCTTTTGCAACCTACTCTAAATACGAGTGCTGCTGAATTTCTGAAGTTGATAAATG gatcttctacaTATCCAAATGTAACTTATGGGTGGGTCAATGTCAAAGATGTTGCCATGGCACATATTCTGGCATTTGAGGTTCCTTCAGCAAGTGGAAGATATTGTTTAGTTGAAAGTGTCGCCCACTGTTCAGAGATTGTGAAAATTTTACATGAACAATATTCTGCTCTTAAACTACCTGAAAA CAGGTGTGCGGATGACAAGCCCCTTATGCCAATATATCATGTCTCTAAGGAAAAGGCAAAAAGCTTAGGTATTGACTATATTCCTCTAGAGACGAGCATCAAGGAGATTGTCAAAAGCTTGAAGGAGAAGGGATTTGTTAGTTTTTGA
- the LOC105032898 gene encoding phenylacetaldehyde reductase isoform X2 has protein sequence MDAVNFCTAVAAICGRVKLSQLLAFCHPSRKRLMPCSFSGFFLYVYPRASYQILNSRSEIKRQGRRETMSGSGRVVCVTGASGYIASWLVKLLLQRGYTVRATVRDLTGPKKIEHLRALEGANERLHLFKANLLEEGSFDLVIEGCEGVFHTASPCYIHAMDPQTELIEPAVKGTLNVFSSCVKTPSVRRVVVTSTMGSVYYNGRPRTPDIIVDETWFSNAEFCKQEKMWYQLSKTLAEEVAWKFSKDNSIDMVTIHPAFVIGPLLQPTLNTSAAEFLKLINGSSTYPNVTYGWVNVKDVAMAHILAFEVPSASGRYCLVESVAHCSEIVKILHEQYSALKLPEKCADDKPLMPIYHVSKEKAKSLGIDYIPLETSIKEIVKSLKEKGFVSF, from the exons ATGGATGCCGTCAATTTCTGCACAGCCGTGGCTGCGATATGCGGACGAGTAAAGCTTTCGCAATTGCTTGCGTTTTGTCATCCATCCAGAAAGCGTCTGATGCCATGTTCCTTTTCGGGCTTCTTCCTCTATGTATATCCGCGGGCCTCCTACCAAATACTGAATAGCAGGAGCGAGATAAAGcgacaagggagaagagaaacgaTGAGTGGGAGTGGGAGGGTGGTGTGCGTGACCGGTGCGTCCGGCTATATTGCTTCCTGGCTCGTCAAGCTTCTCCTCCAGCGCGGATATACCGTGCGCGCCACCGTCCGGGATCTTA CTGGTCCAAAGAAAATTGAGCATTTACGTGCCTTGGAAGGAGCCAATGAAAGACTACACCTGTTTAAAGCAAACTTGTTGGAAGAGGGCTCTTTTGATTTAGTGATTGAGGGGTGTGAGGGTGTTTTTCATACAGCATCTCCTTGCTATATACATGCCATGGATCCACAG ACTGAGTTGATTGAGCCAGCAGTGAAGGGGACACTCAATGTTTTCAGTTCATGCGTAAAAACTCCTTCTGTCAGAAGGGTGGTTGTAACATCGACAATGGGTAGTGTTTACTACAATGGAAGACCACGAACACCTGATATCATAGTTGATGAGACATGGTTTTCTAATGCAGAGTTTTGTAAGCAGGAAAAG ATGTGGTATCAACTCTCGAAGACGTTGGCGGAGGAGGTTGCTTGGAAGTTTTCAAAAGATAATTCTATTGATATGGTAACTATACACCCAGCATTTGTCATAGGTCCTCTTTTGCAACCTACTCTAAATACGAGTGCTGCTGAATTTCTGAAGTTGATAAATG gatcttctacaTATCCAAATGTAACTTATGGGTGGGTCAATGTCAAAGATGTTGCCATGGCACATATTCTGGCATTTGAGGTTCCTTCAGCAAGTGGAAGATATTGTTTAGTTGAAAGTGTCGCCCACTGTTCAGAGATTGTGAAAATTTTACATGAACAATATTCTGCTCTTAAACTACCTGAAAA GTGTGCGGATGACAAGCCCCTTATGCCAATATATCATGTCTCTAAGGAAAAGGCAAAAAGCTTAGGTATTGACTATATTCCTCTAGAGACGAGCATCAAGGAGATTGTCAAAAGCTTGAAGGAGAAGGGATTTGTTAGTTTTTGA
- the LOC105032898 gene encoding phenylacetaldehyde reductase isoform X3 produces the protein MDAVNFCTAVAAICGRVKLSQLLAFCHPSRKRLMPCSFSGFFLYVYPRASYQILNSRSEIKRQGRRETMSGSGRVVCVTGASGYIASWLVKLLLQRGYTVRATTELIEPAVKGTLNVFSSCVKTPSVRRVVVTSTMGSVYYNGRPRTPDIIVDETWFSNAEFCKQEKMWYQLSKTLAEEVAWKFSKDNSIDMVTIHPAFVIGPLLQPTLNTSAAEFLKLINGSSTYPNVTYGWVNVKDVAMAHILAFEVPSASGRYCLVESVAHCSEIVKILHEQYSALKLPENRCADDKPLMPIYHVSKEKAKSLGIDYIPLETSIKEIVKSLKEKGFVSF, from the exons ATGGATGCCGTCAATTTCTGCACAGCCGTGGCTGCGATATGCGGACGAGTAAAGCTTTCGCAATTGCTTGCGTTTTGTCATCCATCCAGAAAGCGTCTGATGCCATGTTCCTTTTCGGGCTTCTTCCTCTATGTATATCCGCGGGCCTCCTACCAAATACTGAATAGCAGGAGCGAGATAAAGcgacaagggagaagagaaacgaTGAGTGGGAGTGGGAGGGTGGTGTGCGTGACCGGTGCGTCCGGCTATATTGCTTCCTGGCTCGTCAAGCTTCTCCTCCAGCGCGGATATACCGTGCGCGCCACC ACTGAGTTGATTGAGCCAGCAGTGAAGGGGACACTCAATGTTTTCAGTTCATGCGTAAAAACTCCTTCTGTCAGAAGGGTGGTTGTAACATCGACAATGGGTAGTGTTTACTACAATGGAAGACCACGAACACCTGATATCATAGTTGATGAGACATGGTTTTCTAATGCAGAGTTTTGTAAGCAGGAAAAG ATGTGGTATCAACTCTCGAAGACGTTGGCGGAGGAGGTTGCTTGGAAGTTTTCAAAAGATAATTCTATTGATATGGTAACTATACACCCAGCATTTGTCATAGGTCCTCTTTTGCAACCTACTCTAAATACGAGTGCTGCTGAATTTCTGAAGTTGATAAATG gatcttctacaTATCCAAATGTAACTTATGGGTGGGTCAATGTCAAAGATGTTGCCATGGCACATATTCTGGCATTTGAGGTTCCTTCAGCAAGTGGAAGATATTGTTTAGTTGAAAGTGTCGCCCACTGTTCAGAGATTGTGAAAATTTTACATGAACAATATTCTGCTCTTAAACTACCTGAAAA CAGGTGTGCGGATGACAAGCCCCTTATGCCAATATATCATGTCTCTAAGGAAAAGGCAAAAAGCTTAGGTATTGACTATATTCCTCTAGAGACGAGCATCAAGGAGATTGTCAAAAGCTTGAAGGAGAAGGGATTTGTTAGTTTTTGA